In Phycisphaerae bacterium RAS2, the DNA window CACTCAACCAGTCGTCGTCCTTGTCGCGCGACTCCTTCCACTTGAGCCACGCCTGGCGCGAGGCTTCGGTGAGCAGGTCCTGTTCCTTGAATCCATGCGCCTTGGCGAAACGCAATGCACCCTCGCCGACGATGAGCACATGATCGGTTCGCTGCATGACCAGCCGCGCTACCTGCGCCGGATTACGAATGTTGCGGAGCGACGCGACCGCGCCGGCCTTGTGCGTCGGCCCGTGCATGACCGAAGCGTCCAGTTCGACGATGCCGTCTTCGTTGGGCAGCCCGCCGTAGCCGACCGATGAGTCGTCCGGGTCATCCTCGACAATTGTCACCGATTCGATGGCGGCATCGAGCGGGTCCTTTCGCGCGACCAGCGCCTTGTAGCCGACATCGATGGCCTTGAGGCCGTTCGAGCTGGAGATGATCACCGGCCGCGCGCCCGGCTTGGCGCCACCCGCCGATGGCTGCTCCGCGCGGGCCATTTGCGGCAGCAAGGCGGCGGCATCAGCACCGAGAACCGCGCCGGCAACCGCCGCCCGATGGAGAAACTCGCGGCGCGTTGCAGCCCTCGGCTCTCCCAAACCTGTTTGTGGGTCTGACTTGTCCATGGAACGGTTAGATATCCGAAGCGGGCGTGCTTCACCAGCGAAAAGTCAGGGCCGTCCCCGAAAATGGGATCGATAACAAGAAATGGGGGATAATTTGCATGGAAGGCCCAAAGCGTCTAAGGTTGGCTGCGGCAGCGGTTTAGGTGCGGCAGTTCCCGGGAATCGGCGGCAGGGAACTCCCATTCGGGCTAACCGCGCATGGGTTTACAGTGTCTGAACTTATGAGCAAAAAGGCGGCCACGGACAGCCCGGTGGAAGACGACGCAAAGGCGGCTGCGGAGGACATCGCGGCCATCGAGCGGACGCTCGCGGGCGAGATGTCGGCGTTCGACGAGTTGATCGAGCGCTATCAGCGGCGGGCGGTTGCCGTGGCCTATCGGCTGCTGGGCAACATCGACGACGCCCAGGAAGTCTGTCAGGAGTCGTTTTTGCGGGCGTATCGGTCGCTGTCGGGTTTGCAGGAGCGAGGCCGATTCGGTCCCTGGCTGATGCG includes these proteins:
- a CDS encoding N(4)-(Beta-N-acetylglucosaminyl)-L-asparaginase precursor, translating into MDKSDPQTGLGEPRAATRREFLHRAAVAGAVLGADAAALLPQMARAEQPSAGGAKPGARPVIISSSNGLKAIDVGYKALVARKDPLDAAIESVTIVEDDPDDSSVGYGGLPNEDGIVELDASVMHGPTHKAGAVASLRNIRNPAQVARLVMQRTDHVLIVGEGALRFAKAHGFKEQDLLTEASRQAWLKWKESRDKDDDWLSDEEISPAAGARGRDAIPFTWGTIHCAAVDSRGDLGATTTTSGLSYKIPGRVGDSPILGAGLYVDNAVGAAGSTGRGEANLLNCSSFLVVELMRHGKSPQDACLEVIRRVADHTEPRLRDKNGRPAYGLILYALAKDGRHGSAAMWSGAKYAVCDETGGRLLDSAFLYKRD